A region of the Roseiflexus sp. RS-1 genome:
AAACAGGCGCGTCAGGCGACGAATATGTGTTTCGGCGAGACCGGTGCGCGCCAGGCGTTGCTCAAACTCACGCGCCGTCATATCCGGAGCGCGCACAATCCCTCGTTCGGTGCGCAGAACACGCACCATCTCGACATAGCAGCGCGTGACAGCGTCACGCACATCGGCACCCGCTTCCAGATCGCGCAACGCCGCCTGCGCCTCAGCAGCGATGGAGCTCCCCAGGTCATCGAATGCCGACCTCCGCGGAAACCGGCGCAGCATCCACCAGGCAACCGCCGTCAGACCCGATGCAAGCGCCAGACTGATCAGTGTGACCAGCCACACCGGCGGATTGGTCACCAGTTCAGGAGGAACGACGATATCTGTCGATTCGAGGTCCTGACCGGATGAACCGATCGTCTGCGCCGGTGCACTGCGCGGCTCGAATGTCGGCGGTCGCAGATTCGCCATGAGGAGGTAGACGGTCAGCATGATGAGCAGATACACAGGAAGATTCCGCACCAGCCAGCGTCGAAAATCAGGCGAGAAGACGGTCATAACCACAATGAACAATCCCAGGGTCAGCAACACGACGCCCAGCCATCCCATTCCGACCGGTTCGCCGGTTGCAGCGGCGCGCGCTGGCACAGGCGGCGCAAAGAGGTCGTAGGGAAATGGCTTGCCCGCTTCCAGAATCACCGACGGCAATCCGGCAGCCAGCACGATCAGCGCACCAAGCAAGACGACCAGCCACCCTGTAAGACGCCGCCGTATATGCTGTGACATAGATCACCTTTTGATCGGCGGGATATCCGTCAGAGCAATGAGCATCTCTTCGTGTCGCTCCAGATCACGCCAGGACATGCACCGCTGCGCACGCTCATCGGCGCCGACCACGGCAACGAAACGCACACCCCGACGATCAGCGTCGCGCAGGTTGCTACTCACACCGCGCATACGCACATCGGTCATCGCCGTATAGCCGTGCGCCCGCAGGAGGCGCGCCACTTCCAGCGCATACGGATAACTGCCATCGTCGGTTGCAACCACCATCACAACCGGCGGACAGGGAAGAGCGGCAGCAGGCGATGCCGCAGCCACGACCCGTTCCAACCCGTAGGCAAAACCGACCGCCGGTGTCGATTGACGCCCGCCCAGCGCATTCACCAGATCATCGTAGCGCCCGCCGCCACACAACTGCAAGCCGTCGTCCGAGTAGATCTCGAAGATCATGCCGGTGTAATAGTGCAACCCACGACCCAACCCAAAATCGAGCTTCAGACACTCCGGCGCCACGCTGTGCGCTGTAGCCAGGCGCAGGATCGCATGCAACTCCTCGAGACCGGTCACAGGATAATCGCGCAGCAACGCTCCGGCACGTTCCAGCGCCTCGTCGGGTCCGCCTTCGATCCGGCACAACCGGTCAAGCAATTCGAGCGCCTGGTCAATCTGCTCGGACGACTCGCTGCGTCGCAGTTTGCGTACCAGGCGACCAACGATCGCTTCTGGCGGTCGAGTGCCGAAACGCAGGTTGACTCCGATTTCACGCAGCGCGTGCAGCAGCAATGCCTCGGCGCGCTGATCGTCGATCCCATCGAGAAGCGCAGGATCAACAGGGAATGAAGCGGGGTGCGCGTCCAGTTCTGCGCGCACTGCTGCGACCCCGTGCTCACGAAGGCGTTCCAGTCGCCACGCCAGCCTGCCCTGGGTTCGTTCACTCAACCCCAGCGATGCAAGCAGCGAGCGAATCAGACCGATATGACCAATGCGCACTGTAAAGCGCGTCACGCCTGCCGCGACCAACCCCTCGCACGCCAGCGCCAGACACTCGGCATCGGCGCGCGGCGCCGCGCCGCCGATCAACTCAACGCCGATCTGCGTGAACTGACGATAGGTGGCGCGCTGTGGTCGCTCATTCCGAAAGACCGGGCCGGCATAACGCAGGCGCAGAGGCAGCGGTTGATCCTGCATACGCGCAACATAAGCGCGCAGGACCGAAGCCGTCCACTCCGGTCGCAACGCCAGATCACGCCCGTTGAACGTGAACTCATAGACCTTGCCGACCAGCTCTTCACCCAGCTTGCGCAGGTAGAGGTCGCGCTGTTCGATGATCGGCAGATCGATAGGTTCGTAGCCATACGCACCCAGCACGCGCTCGATTGCTGCAGCTGTTGCTCTCTGCACCGTCACTTCCGACGGCAGGATATCGCGCATACCGCGCACAGCATCGATACTTGATCCCACAGATCGGTCACTCCATCCGAACGGGAAGATACAAGCCTGGAGGGTTCATTTCTCACCCTGCGACGCACAGGCGCTATGACCTGCCCGGCGCAACGCACAGCAGATACAAACACAGGCGTCCAGCACGAGCGCCTGTGCCTCCCTTCTCCTGAGAAATCCGGCAACATCACCGGCATTGTACCCGATCCGTCACAGTGTCACAAGTGGTCAACGATCGGGCAGCCTGATGCGGAACGTTGCGCCATCGCCGGGGAAACTGCTGACCTCGATGGTTCCGCCGTGGGCGTCAACCGCCATTTTACAGAAGGCAAGCCCCAGACCGGTGCTGCTCTGACGAGCAGGGCGACTCTCACCTGCCCCAACGAATGGCTCGAATATCCGTTCGATCTGATCAGGGGGGATGCCCGGACCGGTATCGGCGACCTCGATAACCGTCTGCTCGCCGCCGTCGGGATGCGGCTCACGCCAGGCGCGCAGCATAATCGTCGTTCCGTAGGGGGTGTGTTTGAGCGCGTTCGAGAGCAGATTCAGCAAAACCCGGCGCAGCAAACGACTATCAGCGCGTATTGTCGGGAGTGTCTGCGGCACATCGAGGATCAGGGTTTTCGACTCGTATGCCAGCCATCCGGAAAGTTCGATGGCACACTCAGCGCAGAGATCGGGAAGTGATACATCACTCAGACGCAGGCGCAGACGACCTTCGTTGTAACGCGCCAGATCGAGCAGATCATCGACCAATCCCGCCAGGTTGCGTCCGGTGCGCAGCGCACTCTCGATCAGCGCACGTTGCGGGTCGTTCAACTCGCCCGTGCTCAACAACTCAAGAAATCCGATCAACGCCGTCAACGGATTCTTGAGATCGTGGATGACCATCTGTGCCAGTAATGTGACGTTGCGTTCGCTCTGCTGGCGCATTGCGTCGAGTTGTTCCAACTCTTCACGCTGACGTCGCTCACGCGCGGCAGTGATGGCAAGGTTCTCCAGCGCGTCGATCTGGAGAGGAGACAGGCTGGCATCGCGCTGGAGCCGGGTGCGCAGTTCCACCGAAAGCGGCTCACGACGCTCCAGCGACTCAATCAACGCATCTATGGCTTCCACCATTGCCGGACGCACCAGTTCGAAGGCGGCGCGATCGATAAGGCCACGCTGCCTTCGGTCACGTACCTCAAAAAATGCAGCGTATGCCATCAATGCAAGCGCGGCAATGCCTGCAGCGTGGGACAACCAGAACGAGAGATTGTATACCGGCGCGGCGATCTGCTGGATTGTCGTTGCTTCTCCCAACAATGCAAGAGCAGCCAGGAACGCAGGCGAGAGACGGATCGATGATCGACGGTATAATTGAATGTACCGCCAGAGCGCAAAACCGCAGGCGATCACGGTCAACAGACGGATGAGCGCTTCGATCTCCGGTGCCACAGGGACGAACAGCCATCCGATACTGAAGGCGAGGAGCATGGTAAAAGGCGCTACATATCGCCACGCACGCTGCCGCCGATCCTGGGCGACAGGCGATGCCTCGAATGTGCCGATCACAATCCAGATGCCGACGATAGCGAGGCTGATGATGGGACATTCAGGCGTTGCATCGGGCTGTGATGCCGCCCACAGCGCATGCACCAGAGCCGTTGCAGCACCTCCCAGCAATCCCAGACCAACCGCCAGCATGCGATTGTCGAGCGCCTGCCACGCTGTGATGACGATGACCAGCGCCACCGTTCCGATGATCGCCGCAGTGCTTGCAATCCCTGCAAAGTAGAGCGGCGACGCTAC
Encoded here:
- a CDS encoding DUF4129 domain-containing protein; translation: MSQHIRRRLTGWLVVLLGALIVLAAGLPSVILEAGKPFPYDLFAPPVPARAAATGEPVGMGWLGVVLLTLGLFIVVMTVFSPDFRRWLVRNLPVYLLIMLTVYLLMANLRPPTFEPRSAPAQTIGSSGQDLESTDIVVPPELVTNPPVWLVTLISLALASGLTAVAWWMLRRFPRRSAFDDLGSSIAAEAQAALRDLEAGADVRDAVTRCYVEMVRVLRTERGIVRAPDMTAREFEQRLARTGLAETHIRRLTRLFELVRYSPRIPGLREAREAEECLRAVVEAYQSRDGKR
- a CDS encoding sensor histidine kinase → MHPFPADPSSVSDASQPTSRWVVAGWMAIVLVVPSALALERIFPALDRPYPVASPLYFAGIASTAAIIGTVALVIVITAWQALDNRMLAVGLGLLGGAATALVHALWAASQPDATPECPIISLAIVGIWIVIGTFEASPVAQDRRQRAWRYVAPFTMLLAFSIGWLFVPVAPEIEALIRLLTVIACGFALWRYIQLYRRSSIRLSPAFLAALALLGEATTIQQIAAPVYNLSFWLSHAAGIAALALMAYAAFFEVRDRRQRGLIDRAAFELVRPAMVEAIDALIESLERREPLSVELRTRLQRDASLSPLQIDALENLAITAARERRQREELEQLDAMRQQSERNVTLLAQMVIHDLKNPLTALIGFLELLSTGELNDPQRALIESALRTGRNLAGLVDDLLDLARYNEGRLRLRLSDVSLPDLCAECAIELSGWLAYESKTLILDVPQTLPTIRADSRLLRRVLLNLLSNALKHTPYGTTIMLRAWREPHPDGGEQTVIEVADTGPGIPPDQIERIFEPFVGAGESRPARQSSTGLGLAFCKMAVDAHGGTIEVSSFPGDGATFRIRLPDR
- the hisZ gene encoding ATP phosphoribosyltransferase regulatory subunit encodes the protein MGSSIDAVRGMRDILPSEVTVQRATAAAIERVLGAYGYEPIDLPIIEQRDLYLRKLGEELVGKVYEFTFNGRDLALRPEWTASVLRAYVARMQDQPLPLRLRYAGPVFRNERPQRATYRQFTQIGVELIGGAAPRADAECLALACEGLVAAGVTRFTVRIGHIGLIRSLLASLGLSERTQGRLAWRLERLREHGVAAVRAELDAHPASFPVDPALLDGIDDQRAEALLLHALREIGVNLRFGTRPPEAIVGRLVRKLRRSESSEQIDQALELLDRLCRIEGGPDEALERAGALLRDYPVTGLEELHAILRLATAHSVAPECLKLDFGLGRGLHYYTGMIFEIYSDDGLQLCGGGRYDDLVNALGGRQSTPAVGFAYGLERVVAAASPAAALPCPPVVMVVATDDGSYPYALEVARLLRAHGYTAMTDVRMRGVSSNLRDADRRGVRFVAVVGADERAQRCMSWRDLERHEEMLIALTDIPPIKR